The following are from one region of the Microbacterium sp. cx-55 genome:
- a CDS encoding cryptochrome/photolyase family protein produces the protein MKAALILATQQFEDHPAFHDPDIDEFFVVESAQRFSRLPYHRHKIVLLLAALRHTVDRLRADGRTVRVVALEDDLSFARGVEELATRHGADGLAWMSATDRGVDERIHALCTRLGLRSRVYPDALFLTPAEASDEWFAAHPTPVMETFVRWQRHRTGILMDGEKPVGGRWNFDADNRHPLPKRGVTVPALPFPSPDPITAGVIAEVNERFSDHPGDAAQFWLPVTPDAARQWLNTFIAERFRDFGRYEDAMSRDQPFLFHSVISPMLNIGLLTVDEVITAATTAGDDVPLASVEGFVRQIIGWREYMRGMYRAHPELDGANALGLSRPLEDWWYTGKGIPVDVPVPVRSVLESVHRWGYAHHIERLMVLGNWFLLRGYAPAEVNRWFLALFVDAYDWVMVPNVFGMSQYADGGLVGTKPYISGGAYLQKMGSWWSSAQQAKESAFTGAYWRFLDQHEDALAGNPRMSLPLAQMRSRRAASESAGG, from the coding sequence GTGAAAGCGGCCCTGATCCTCGCGACTCAGCAGTTCGAGGATCACCCGGCCTTCCACGATCCCGACATCGACGAGTTCTTCGTCGTCGAGTCCGCGCAGCGCTTCTCCCGGTTGCCGTACCACCGGCACAAGATCGTGCTGCTGCTCGCGGCGCTTCGGCACACGGTCGACAGGCTCCGCGCGGACGGGCGCACCGTGCGTGTCGTCGCTCTCGAGGACGACCTTTCGTTCGCTCGCGGAGTCGAAGAACTGGCGACCCGGCACGGCGCCGACGGTCTGGCGTGGATGAGCGCGACCGATCGGGGAGTCGACGAACGGATCCACGCGTTGTGCACCCGGCTCGGCCTTCGCAGTCGGGTGTATCCGGATGCGCTGTTTCTCACTCCGGCAGAGGCATCCGACGAGTGGTTCGCCGCGCATCCGACGCCCGTCATGGAGACGTTCGTGCGGTGGCAGCGTCATCGCACGGGGATTCTCATGGACGGCGAGAAGCCCGTCGGCGGGCGGTGGAACTTCGACGCCGATAATCGGCATCCGCTTCCGAAGCGCGGGGTGACGGTGCCGGCGCTTCCTTTTCCGTCGCCCGATCCGATCACCGCCGGTGTGATCGCCGAGGTGAACGAGCGGTTCTCCGATCATCCCGGTGATGCGGCGCAGTTCTGGCTCCCGGTGACCCCGGATGCGGCGCGCCAGTGGCTCAACACGTTCATCGCCGAACGGTTCCGCGATTTCGGGCGCTACGAAGACGCGATGTCGCGCGACCAGCCGTTCCTGTTCCACTCGGTGATCTCGCCGATGCTGAACATCGGGCTGCTGACGGTCGACGAGGTGATCACGGCCGCGACGACCGCGGGCGACGACGTGCCGCTGGCGTCGGTCGAAGGCTTCGTTCGCCAGATCATCGGATGGCGGGAGTACATGCGCGGCATGTACCGGGCGCATCCGGAACTCGACGGTGCGAACGCGTTGGGACTGAGCCGGCCGCTCGAGGACTGGTGGTACACGGGGAAGGGAATCCCGGTGGACGTGCCGGTGCCTGTCCGGTCGGTGCTCGAGAGTGTGCATCGCTGGGGGTATGCGCACCACATCGAACGGCTGATGGTGCTGGGTAACTGGTTCCTCCTGCGGGGGTACGCCCCCGCCGAGGTGAACCGCTGGTTCTTGGCGCTGTTCGTCGATGCCTACGACTGGGTGATGGTGCCGAACGTGTTCGGGATGAGTCAGTACGCCGATGGCGGGCTGGTCGGCACGAAACCGTATATCTCCGGCGGGGCATATCTGCAGAAGATGGGGTCGTGGTGGTCGTCGGCACAGCAGGCGAAGGAGTCCGCGTTCACGGGCGCGTACTGGCGGTTCCTCGATCAGCACGAAGACGCGCTGGCGGGCAATCCCCGCATGTCGCTGCCCCTCGCGCAGATGCGGTCGCGGCGCGCGGCGAGCGAGTCCGCAGGCGGGTAG
- a CDS encoding aldo/keto reductase translates to MADQHTSVPTVALNSGHAIPQLGYGVFKVDPAKTEKYVTEALEVGYRHIDTAAIYGNEEGVGRAIASSGIPRDELFITTKLWNDRQAGDEPRAAIQESLEKLQLEFVDLYLVHWPAPANGNYVNAWTTLVSLNEAGLARSIGVSNHLVEHLAQLEAATGTLPAVNQLEIHPAYQQREVVEWCTSRGVHIEAWGPLGQGKYDLFGTPAVADAAAAHERTPAQVVLRWHLQKGFIVFPKTVNRERMAENFALFDFALSDAEVEAITALDPQDGSGRVGAHPSELN, encoded by the coding sequence ATGGCAGACCAGCACACCTCCGTTCCCACCGTGGCGCTCAACTCGGGCCACGCCATCCCGCAGCTCGGCTACGGCGTCTTCAAAGTCGACCCGGCGAAGACCGAGAAGTACGTCACCGAGGCCCTCGAGGTCGGCTACCGGCACATCGACACGGCAGCGATCTACGGCAACGAAGAGGGTGTCGGCCGCGCGATCGCGTCCAGCGGAATCCCGCGCGACGAGCTCTTCATCACCACGAAGCTCTGGAACGATCGCCAGGCGGGCGACGAACCCCGCGCCGCGATCCAGGAGAGCCTCGAGAAGCTCCAGCTCGAGTTCGTCGACCTGTACCTGGTGCACTGGCCCGCCCCGGCCAACGGCAACTACGTGAACGCCTGGACGACGCTCGTGTCGCTGAACGAGGCCGGGCTCGCGCGGTCGATCGGTGTGTCGAACCACTTGGTCGAGCACCTCGCACAGCTCGAGGCCGCCACGGGCACGCTGCCCGCGGTGAACCAGCTCGAGATCCACCCCGCCTACCAGCAGCGCGAGGTCGTCGAGTGGTGCACGTCTCGCGGTGTCCACATCGAAGCGTGGGGTCCGCTCGGCCAGGGCAAGTACGACCTGTTCGGCACCCCGGCTGTCGCCGACGCCGCCGCGGCGCACGAGCGCACGCCCGCCCAGGTGGTGCTGCGCTGGCACCTGCAGAAGGGCTTCATCGTCTTCCCGAAGACCGTGAATCGCGAGCGGATGGCGGAGAACTTCGCGCTGTTCGACTTCGCGCTCTCCGATGCTGAGGTCGAAGCGATCACGGCACTCGATCCGCAGGATGGCTCGGGCCGCGTGGGCGCGCACCCGTCCGAACTGAACTGA
- a CDS encoding helix-turn-helix transcriptional regulator has translation MSDTRAEIREFLSSRRARISPEQAGLPAYGGNRRVSGLRREEVAMLTGVSVDYYVRLERGNLAGASESVLDALARTLSLDEAERQYLFDLARNAGPAPRRRPPVTSDVRPAIRQVLDAMADAPAWVRNGRHDILAANSMGRALYAPVFDDPRRPVNTTRFTYLNPAAREFWRDYDQIADDAAAMLRLEAGRNPHDEGLIRLVGELSTQSELFRQRWASRDVKYHRSGIKRLHHPVVGDLDLNYESMELPSEPGLVMNVYTAAPGSPTADALMLLASWVADQNRRAAPDHQKVTPEA, from the coding sequence ATGAGTGACACCCGTGCGGAGATCCGAGAGTTCCTGAGTTCTCGACGGGCGCGCATCTCGCCCGAGCAGGCCGGGCTGCCCGCATACGGCGGCAACCGGCGCGTGAGCGGACTCCGGCGCGAAGAGGTGGCGATGCTCACGGGCGTCTCGGTCGACTACTACGTGCGGCTGGAGCGGGGCAATCTCGCGGGAGCCTCCGAGAGCGTGCTGGACGCGCTGGCGCGAACCCTGAGCCTTGACGAGGCGGAGCGGCAGTACCTGTTCGACCTCGCTCGGAACGCCGGACCGGCGCCGCGGCGTCGACCGCCGGTGACGAGCGATGTGCGGCCGGCGATCCGACAGGTGCTCGATGCGATGGCCGATGCTCCCGCCTGGGTGCGCAACGGCCGGCACGACATCCTCGCCGCGAACAGCATGGGTCGTGCGCTCTACGCGCCGGTCTTCGACGACCCGCGGCGCCCGGTCAACACGACCCGGTTCACGTACCTGAATCCCGCCGCACGCGAGTTCTGGCGCGACTACGACCAGATCGCCGACGACGCGGCGGCGATGCTCCGGTTGGAGGCAGGACGCAACCCGCACGATGAGGGGCTCATCCGCCTGGTGGGGGAGTTGTCGACGCAGAGCGAACTCTTCCGCCAGCGGTGGGCGTCACGGGACGTGAAGTACCACCGCAGCGGGATCAAACGGCTCCACCACCCGGTGGTCGGCGACCTCGACCTGAACTACGAGTCGATGGAGCTTCCCAGCGAGCCGGGGCTGGTCATGAACGTCTACACCGCGGCGCCCGGCTCGCCCACGGCGGATGCGTTGATGCTGTTGGCGTCGTGGGTCGCCGATCAGAACCGGCGGGCCGCCCCCGATCACCAGAAGGTCACCCCCGAGGCGTGA
- a CDS encoding DUF6412 domain-containing protein, which produces MPAFTDALHAILSLVWLTSGAVLSDGSALAAVVLVIAAALIVVAATAFAGVAAGTDPSATPRRSIDVSSPLTQSDPDASGHPRPRAPGHAALVL; this is translated from the coding sequence GTGCCCGCATTCACCGACGCACTGCACGCCATCCTCTCGCTCGTCTGGCTGACGAGCGGTGCGGTCCTGTCCGACGGATCCGCGCTCGCCGCCGTCGTGCTCGTGATCGCCGCCGCCCTTATCGTCGTGGCGGCTACCGCCTTCGCCGGTGTGGCAGCGGGAACGGATCCCTCCGCGACCCCTCGTCGCAGCATCGATGTGTCCTCTCCGCTCACGCAGAGCGATCCGGATGCGTCCGGGCACCCGCGCCCGCGAGCACCGGGCCACGCGGCCCTCGTCCTCTAG
- a CDS encoding isocitrate lyase/PEP mutase family protein yields MTEHTNAQHKTQAERAQALSALHAAPEILRVVNVWDVVSAKAILDLPETRALATAGHSIAATFGYADGTIPLETTLDLVSRIVAVAGDVPVSADLDDGYADAGETVRRAIGVGIVGANVEDRLRPLAEAAARVEAIVAAGHAEGVPFALNARTDAFVRGGDRPVEESIADAIERGRAYLSAGADVIFVPGVLNADVTRQLVEGIGERKVSVIGLPGALAAAEYEALGVARISYGPTTQRVALTALQDVAKSLYADGVIPAGTRALN; encoded by the coding sequence ATGACCGAGCACACGAATGCCCAGCACAAGACTCAGGCCGAACGCGCGCAGGCGCTGTCGGCCCTGCATGCCGCCCCCGAGATCCTCCGCGTCGTCAACGTCTGGGACGTCGTGTCGGCCAAGGCCATCCTCGACCTTCCGGAGACCCGAGCCCTCGCCACCGCCGGGCACTCCATCGCCGCGACCTTCGGCTACGCCGACGGCACCATCCCGCTCGAGACGACACTTGACCTCGTCAGCCGCATCGTCGCGGTCGCGGGCGACGTGCCCGTCTCCGCCGACCTCGACGACGGCTACGCCGATGCGGGGGAGACCGTGCGTCGCGCGATCGGCGTCGGAATCGTCGGAGCCAACGTCGAAGACCGGCTCCGCCCTCTCGCCGAGGCCGCGGCCCGCGTGGAGGCGATCGTCGCCGCAGGTCACGCCGAGGGCGTGCCGTTCGCGCTGAACGCGCGCACCGACGCGTTCGTGCGTGGCGGTGACCGCCCGGTCGAGGAGTCGATCGCGGACGCGATCGAGCGTGGTCGCGCGTATCTATCGGCCGGCGCCGACGTGATCTTCGTCCCCGGCGTGCTGAACGCCGACGTCACCCGTCAGCTCGTCGAGGGCATCGGCGAGCGCAAGGTCAGCGTGATCGGACTGCCGGGCGCGTTGGCTGCCGCCGAGTACGAGGCGCTCGGCGTCGCCCGCATCTCGTACGGACCGACCACCCAGCGGGTCGCGCTGACCGCACTGCAGGACGTCGCGAAGAGCCTCTACGCCGACGGCGTTATCCCCGCCGGTACCCGCGCGCTGAACTGA
- a CDS encoding YidC/Oxa1 family membrane protein insertase — MDIFAFPPVTALLDLAYRALLALSSVLEPFTGASAAAAAVILTTLIVRALLIPAGVSQAKAEQTRARLAPRLRLIQQRYRTDPERMQRETMQVYRDEHASPLAGCLPLLVQAPIVGILYAVFLHPVLAGRDNALLSETLAGVPLGSSLAGIVSAGALDPASIAVFGTVLLMIIAAGEVTRRAFRPVVTSDVTPSFALHALGFLSFASAVVAVFVPLAAGLYLAVTVVWTLVQRLVLRRRYPLKSRSS; from the coding sequence GTGGACATCTTCGCCTTCCCGCCCGTGACCGCCCTCCTCGACCTCGCCTACCGCGCGCTTCTCGCCCTTTCCTCTGTTCTCGAACCCTTCACCGGCGCCTCGGCTGCGGCCGCGGCGGTCATTCTGACCACGCTGATCGTGCGCGCCCTCCTCATCCCCGCCGGAGTCTCGCAAGCGAAAGCGGAGCAGACCCGCGCGCGGCTCGCGCCGCGTCTACGCCTCATCCAGCAGCGATATCGCACCGATCCCGAGCGCATGCAGCGCGAGACGATGCAGGTCTATCGCGACGAGCACGCGTCCCCGCTGGCGGGGTGCCTGCCGTTGCTCGTGCAAGCGCCCATCGTCGGCATTCTCTACGCGGTGTTTCTGCATCCGGTCCTGGCGGGGCGCGACAACGCGCTGCTGTCGGAGACTCTCGCGGGCGTTCCTCTCGGCAGCAGCCTCGCGGGGATCGTCTCCGCGGGGGCGCTCGATCCGGCGAGCATCGCCGTCTTCGGCACCGTGCTCCTGATGATCATCGCGGCCGGCGAGGTGACCCGTCGCGCCTTCCGACCGGTCGTGACGAGCGACGTCACCCCGTCGTTCGCGCTCCACGCACTCGGGTTCCTCTCCTTCGCCTCCGCGGTGGTCGCCGTCTTCGTTCCCCTGGCCGCGGGCCTGTACCTGGCCGTGACGGTGGTCTGGACGCTCGTGCAGCGCCTCGTCCTGCGGCGTCGGTACCCGCTGAAGTCGCGGAGTTCCTGA
- a CDS encoding SDR family NAD(P)-dependent oxidoreductase, which yields MPRTIVITGASDGIGGASARQLQDAGETVVIVGRNPEKTDAVARRLGADSFIADYSDLAQVRDLAAALLETYPRIDVLANNAGGIFGDRVTTVDGYEFTFQVNHLGGFLLTNLLMDRLIESQASVIQTSSLAAQRFSRFDIDDLQAEKKYSASTAYGNGKLANILFTKELHRRFHENGVHAVAFHPGAVASGFAGASSGPWKFMYTNPLTARLLTSTEVGGARLTFLALGKPRVDWEPGQYYANNRLAKTTRVADDPGVAKMLWERSAEMVSL from the coding sequence GTGCCGCGCACAATCGTCATCACCGGAGCAAGCGACGGAATCGGCGGCGCATCCGCACGCCAATTGCAGGATGCGGGCGAGACGGTCGTCATCGTCGGCCGGAACCCGGAGAAGACGGATGCGGTGGCCCGACGCCTCGGCGCGGATTCGTTCATCGCCGACTACAGCGACCTCGCGCAGGTGCGGGACCTGGCGGCGGCGCTGCTCGAGACGTATCCGCGGATCGATGTGCTGGCCAACAACGCCGGCGGCATCTTCGGCGACCGCGTCACGACCGTCGACGGGTACGAGTTCACCTTCCAGGTCAACCACCTGGGCGGCTTCCTCCTCACGAACCTCCTGATGGACCGCCTCATCGAGAGTCAGGCGTCGGTCATCCAGACCTCGAGCCTCGCGGCGCAGCGCTTCTCGCGATTCGACATCGACGACCTGCAGGCGGAGAAGAAGTACTCCGCGAGCACGGCCTACGGCAACGGCAAGCTCGCCAACATCCTGTTCACGAAAGAACTGCACCGGCGCTTCCACGAGAACGGTGTCCACGCGGTCGCGTTCCATCCCGGGGCGGTCGCGAGCGGGTTCGCGGGAGCATCGAGCGGACCATGGAAGTTCATGTACACGAACCCGCTGACGGCGCGCCTACTCACCTCGACCGAGGTCGGTGGCGCGAGGCTCACGTTCCTCGCACTCGGCAAGCCGAGGGTCGACTGGGAGCCGGGTCAGTACTACGCGAACAACCGGCTCGCGAAGACGACCCGTGTCGCCGACGACCCCGGGGTGGCGAAGATGCTCTGGGAGCGGAGCGCGGAGATGGTCTCGCTCTGA
- a CDS encoding DNA glycosylase AlkZ-like family protein → MTHRLTADEARRIAVRAQLLDADRPGDVVEVAEQLGYIKIDPTATIAPAEHTVLWSRIGWSYEPGQLSKAVEQDRLLFEFDGAFRPMSLLPLMLPGMRRWPQRESSRQWLEANAAFRDDVLARLRDGGPLFAREIPDTAVARRGTDGWSGPNQVPHMLDFLSRQGKVAIVGRDGRHRRWDLAERVYPQNLPDYAFDDAERMREERRLQAVGIAKEKSPWTPVGAAGEPATIEGSARKYRVDPEALAALNDDRGGRVAFLNPYDSLLFDRPRLRELFAFDYVLEQFKPKPQRRYGFFAHPILMGDRFVGMLDAEVDRTREELRLGAIYEFVPFDPEETEMVRAELAELGEWLGMPVTGLD, encoded by the coding sequence GTGACCCACCGGTTGACGGCAGACGAGGCTCGGCGGATCGCCGTGCGAGCGCAGTTGCTCGATGCCGATCGCCCCGGCGACGTCGTGGAGGTGGCCGAGCAACTCGGCTACATCAAGATCGATCCCACCGCCACGATCGCGCCCGCGGAGCACACCGTGCTCTGGTCGCGGATCGGATGGTCGTACGAACCGGGCCAGCTGTCGAAGGCGGTGGAGCAGGACCGGCTGCTGTTCGAGTTCGACGGTGCCTTTCGGCCGATGAGTCTGCTGCCGCTCATGCTGCCCGGCATGCGCCGGTGGCCGCAACGCGAGAGCAGCCGCCAGTGGCTCGAGGCGAACGCCGCGTTCCGCGACGACGTGCTGGCGCGCCTTCGCGACGGCGGCCCGCTCTTCGCCCGCGAGATTCCCGACACCGCGGTCGCGCGGCGCGGCACCGACGGATGGTCGGGGCCGAATCAGGTTCCGCACATGCTCGACTTCCTGAGCCGCCAGGGCAAGGTGGCGATCGTCGGCCGCGACGGGCGTCACCGGCGGTGGGATCTCGCCGAGCGGGTCTACCCGCAGAACTTGCCCGACTACGCGTTCGATGACGCCGAACGGATGCGGGAGGAGCGCCGACTCCAGGCCGTCGGCATCGCTAAGGAGAAGTCGCCGTGGACGCCGGTCGGGGCGGCGGGGGAACCCGCGACGATCGAGGGCAGCGCCCGGAAGTACCGCGTCGATCCGGAGGCGCTGGCCGCCCTGAACGACGACCGCGGCGGTCGGGTGGCTTTCCTCAACCCCTACGACAGCCTGCTGTTCGACCGCCCGCGCCTGCGCGAACTCTTCGCGTTCGACTACGTGCTCGAGCAGTTCAAGCCGAAGCCCCAACGCCGGTACGGCTTCTTCGCGCATCCGATTCTGATGGGCGACCGATTCGTGGGGATGCTGGATGCCGAAGTGGACCGTACCCGGGAGGAGTTGCGGCTCGGCGCCATCTACGAGTTCGTGCCGTTCGATCCGGAAGAGACCGAGATGGTGCGGGCCGAACTCGCGGAACTCGGCGAATGGCTCGGGATGCCGGTCACCGGACTGGACTGA
- the msrB gene encoding peptide-methionine (R)-S-oxide reductase MsrB, with product MSNDYRKTPEALSRLTPNEYRVTQEDSTEPPFRNRYWDNHEDGIYVDVVSGQPLFSSADKFESGSGWPSFTRPIDSDAVTEKTDRTLWMKRTEVRSAGADSHLGHLFDDGPREAGGMRYCMNSAALRFIPVAQLEEQGYGSYRTLFTTTQEDVA from the coding sequence GTGAGCAACGACTACCGCAAGACTCCCGAGGCGCTCAGCCGCCTGACCCCGAACGAGTACCGCGTGACCCAGGAGGACAGCACCGAGCCGCCCTTCCGCAATCGCTACTGGGACAACCACGAGGACGGCATCTACGTCGATGTCGTGTCGGGTCAGCCCCTGTTCTCGTCGGCCGACAAGTTCGAGAGCGGATCGGGGTGGCCCAGCTTCACCCGGCCGATCGACTCCGACGCCGTGACTGAGAAGACAGACCGTACGCTGTGGATGAAGCGCACCGAGGTGCGCTCGGCCGGCGCCGACAGCCATCTCGGGCACCTGTTCGATGACGGCCCGCGCGAAGCCGGTGGCATGCGCTACTGCATGAACTCCGCCGCACTCCGCTTCATCCCCGTCGCCCAGCTCGAGGAGCAGGGCTACGGTTCTTACCGCACACTCTTCACCACCACGCAGGAGGACGTCGCATGA
- a CDS encoding NAD(P)/FAD-dependent oxidoreductase produces the protein MDAHEVIIVGAGLAGLRCASVLAQAELDVVVLEAAEAVGGRQRTDAVDGFLLDRGFQLLNPAYPAVGRWVDVRALGLQQFPVGVQVRRDRGVATLAHPLHHPRLLPATLRSGLLSTRELSALARWAGPTIVRPRTALTGADASLATGWRRAGVHGALRAEVLEPFLAGVVADDTLETSDAFVRLLIRMFALGRPGVPEHGIQAVPAQLASMARLMGASIRLRHRVTGLRSGARGTEVAVAGADTLRAQTVIIAVGSEAVPALVGVPSAQTRGLQTWWFEAEVPPTESGMLRVDGRRRGPVVNTAVMSNAAPSYAPPGRHLVQATCLLPSTGGGPVETEVRRHLGEIWGGSVAGWHLIRRDDIPHALPAQTAPLRPTRPARIRDGVYLAGDNRDTASIQGALVSGDRIARAVLRDRAGAGVPGEVTPRG, from the coding sequence GTGGACGCACACGAGGTGATCATCGTCGGCGCGGGCCTGGCGGGGCTGCGCTGCGCGAGCGTGCTGGCGCAGGCGGAACTCGACGTCGTCGTGCTCGAGGCGGCGGAGGCGGTCGGCGGTCGGCAGCGCACGGATGCGGTCGACGGCTTCCTCCTCGACCGCGGCTTCCAGCTGCTCAATCCCGCCTACCCGGCCGTCGGGCGGTGGGTCGATGTGCGTGCCCTCGGACTGCAGCAGTTCCCGGTGGGCGTGCAGGTGCGGCGCGACCGCGGGGTCGCGACCCTCGCGCATCCGCTCCATCACCCCCGACTTCTGCCCGCAACCCTCCGCAGCGGGCTGCTATCGACGCGCGAACTCTCGGCTCTCGCGCGGTGGGCGGGGCCGACCATCGTGAGGCCGCGCACCGCGCTCACCGGCGCCGACGCGTCACTCGCGACCGGATGGCGTCGCGCGGGCGTGCACGGCGCACTTCGCGCCGAGGTGCTCGAGCCGTTCCTCGCCGGCGTCGTCGCGGACGACACGCTCGAAACATCCGACGCGTTCGTCCGGCTGCTCATCCGCATGTTCGCGCTGGGTCGCCCGGGAGTTCCCGAGCACGGCATCCAGGCGGTCCCCGCGCAGCTCGCGAGCATGGCCCGACTGATGGGGGCCTCGATCCGACTCCGTCACCGCGTCACCGGGCTCCGGTCGGGCGCCCGCGGCACGGAGGTCGCCGTGGCCGGTGCCGACACCCTCAGAGCGCAGACGGTCATCATCGCGGTCGGCTCGGAGGCGGTGCCGGCGCTCGTCGGTGTGCCGTCCGCTCAGACCCGCGGTCTGCAGACGTGGTGGTTCGAAGCGGAGGTGCCGCCGACCGAATCCGGCATGTTGCGGGTCGACGGACGCCGCCGCGGCCCGGTCGTGAACACCGCGGTGATGTCGAACGCCGCGCCCTCCTATGCACCTCCCGGCCGGCACCTCGTGCAGGCGACATGTCTGCTGCCCTCGACCGGCGGCGGGCCGGTGGAGACGGAGGTGCGCCGCCATCTCGGCGAGATCTGGGGCGGATCGGTGGCGGGCTGGCACCTCATCCGCCGCGATGACATCCCGCACGCGCTGCCCGCGCAGACGGCGCCGCTGCGGCCGACCCGACCCGCCCGCATCCGCGACGGTGTCTATCTGGCCGGAGACAACCGCGACACCGCGTCCATCCAGGGCGCGCTCGTGTCAGGTGACCGCATCGCACGGGCCGTCCTGCGCGACCGTGCGGGTGCAGGCGTGCCGGGAGAGGTCACGCCTCGGGGGTGA
- the msrA gene encoding peptide-methionine (S)-S-oxide reductase MsrA, producing MTTDTGSITRSPGTETAVLAGGCFWGAEELIRHQTGVISTRVGYTGGTNEHATYRNHPGHAEAVEIVFDPSKTTYRDILAFFFQIHDPSTLNRQGNDIGTSYRSAIFPLSPEQEQVARDTIADVDASGLWPGKAVTTIEPAGPFWQAEPEHQDYLQRIPNGYTCHFVRPGWVLPKRSATASA from the coding sequence ATGACCACCGACACCGGATCCATCACCCGCAGCCCCGGCACCGAGACCGCCGTCCTGGCGGGCGGCTGTTTCTGGGGCGCCGAGGAGCTCATCCGCCACCAGACGGGCGTGATCTCCACGCGCGTCGGGTACACCGGCGGAACCAACGAGCACGCGACCTACCGCAACCACCCCGGTCATGCGGAGGCCGTGGAGATCGTGTTCGACCCCTCGAAGACCACCTACCGCGACATCCTGGCGTTCTTCTTCCAGATCCACGACCCGTCGACCCTGAACCGTCAGGGCAACGACATCGGCACCAGCTACCGGTCGGCCATCTTCCCGCTCTCTCCCGAGCAGGAGCAGGTCGCCCGCGACACGATCGCCGACGTCGACGCGTCGGGGCTGTGGCCCGGCAAGGCCGTCACCACGATCGAGCCCGCGGGCCCGTTCTGGCAGGCCGAGCCCGAGCACCAGGACTACCTGCAGCGCATCCCGAACGGGTACACCTGCCACTTCGTGCGTCCCGGTTGGGTGCTTCCGAAGCGCAGCGCGACCGCGTCGGCGTAA
- a CDS encoding zinc-dependent alcohol dehydrogenase family protein, with translation MLATVIHAARDIRVEEVPDPQLSTGRDAIVRVVAACVCGSDLWPYRGVTATDRPHRIGHEFVGIVESVGDDVQNVAPGDFVIAPFYVCDGTCANCRNGVSTSCLSGGWWGGDVHDDGFADGGQGQFVRVPLADGTLAVVPGPIGDEEIPGLLTLSDVMGTGHHAALSSGVQPGDSVAVVGDGAVGLCAIIAAKRLGATTIIAMSRHPERQALAREFGATHIVAERGDEGVERVRELTDGIGADRVLECVGTKESMDQALRSARPGGMVGYVGVPNGGPELPIGRMFGSNVGVNGGVAPVRGYIEELLPDVRSGAIRPGLVFDLELPLTEAAEAYAAMDERRATKVLLRP, from the coding sequence ATGCTCGCCACCGTCATCCACGCCGCCCGTGACATCCGCGTCGAAGAGGTTCCCGACCCGCAGCTCTCCACCGGACGCGACGCCATCGTGCGCGTCGTCGCCGCGTGTGTCTGCGGTTCCGACCTCTGGCCGTACCGGGGCGTCACCGCGACGGACCGACCGCACCGCATCGGTCACGAGTTCGTCGGGATCGTCGAGAGCGTGGGGGACGACGTGCAGAACGTCGCGCCCGGCGATTTCGTCATCGCCCCGTTCTACGTGTGCGACGGAACGTGCGCGAACTGCCGCAACGGTGTCAGCACCTCGTGCCTCAGCGGCGGATGGTGGGGCGGCGACGTGCACGACGACGGTTTCGCCGACGGCGGCCAGGGCCAGTTCGTTCGTGTTCCGCTCGCCGACGGCACCCTCGCAGTGGTTCCGGGGCCGATCGGCGACGAGGAGATCCCCGGCCTGCTGACTCTGAGCGATGTCATGGGTACCGGGCACCACGCGGCGCTGTCGTCGGGTGTGCAGCCCGGTGACAGCGTCGCCGTCGTGGGGGACGGCGCGGTGGGGCTCTGCGCCATCATCGCCGCCAAGCGGTTGGGTGCGACGACGATCATCGCGATGTCCCGGCATCCGGAACGTCAGGCGCTCGCCCGCGAGTTCGGCGCGACGCACATCGTCGCGGAGCGTGGTGACGAGGGTGTCGAGAGGGTGCGCGAGCTCACCGACGGCATCGGTGCCGACCGCGTGCTCGAGTGCGTCGGCACGAAGGAGTCGATGGATCAGGCGCTCCGTTCGGCGCGTCCGGGCGGGATGGTCGGATACGTGGGCGTGCCGAACGGCGGCCCCGAACTTCCGATCGGTCGGATGTTCGGGTCGAACGTCGGCGTCAACGGTGGCGTCGCGCCGGTGCGCGGCTACATCGAGGAACTTCTGCCGGACGTCCGTTCCGGCGCCATCCGTCCGGGTCTGGTCTTCGACCTGGAGCTTCCGCTGACGGAGGCGGCCGAGGCGTACGCCGCGATGGACGAGCGTCGGGCGACGAAGGTCCTGCTCCGTCCCTAG